A window of the Cannabis sativa cultivar Pink pepper isolate KNU-18-1 chromosome X, ASM2916894v1, whole genome shotgun sequence genome harbors these coding sequences:
- the LOC115697260 gene encoding pathogenesis-related thaumatin-like protein 3.5, giving the protein MDTPHMNVLSLFLLLIVSFGANLSESARMFTIINNCKETIWPGVTPGENFNGGGFALKPGQSIVFTAPVAWSGRIWGRTGCKFDQSGVGKCETGACGDALKCGSSGKTPATLAEFTLASPDFYDVSLVDGFNLPIVVTPLHGQGNCSVAGCDGDLRTSCPNELAVKSNGKTIACRSACDVFDTDEYCCRGLYGNPVVCQPTFYSKKFKNACPNAYSYAYDDPTSIFTCTGTDYVVAFCTKRKQQVCTYHNNKLVCNGSQGLKSFIGRWLTLMLPLILITKLLCT; this is encoded by the exons ATGGATACTCCACATATGAATGTTCTTTCACTTTTTTTGCTTCTCATTGTTTCTTTTG GAGCCAACCTATCCGAATCAGCTAGAATGTTTACCATAATAAACAACTGCAAAGAGACAATCTGGCCAGGAGTGACTCCCGGCGAGAACTTTAACGGTGGAGGATTCGCATTGAAACCAGGGCAATCCATTGTCTTCACAGCTCCCGTGGCCTGGTCTGGCCGAATTTGGGGCCGCACTGGCTGCAAATTCGACCAAAGCGGTGTAGGAAAGTGCGAGACAGGCGCTTGCGGCGATGCCCTTAAGTGTGGATCTTCGGGAAAGACACCGGCCACACTTGCTGAATTTACCTTAGCATCTCCTGATTTTTATGATGTGAGTCTTGTTGACGGTTTCAACTTGCCCATAGTCGTCACACCACTCCACGGGCAAGGAAATTGCAGCGTGGCGGGATGTGATGGCGACCTCCGAACCAGTTGCCCTAACGAGCTGGCGGTCAAGAGCAATGGGAAAACGATTGCCTGCCGGAGCGCGTGTGACGTGTTCGATACCGATGAGTATTGCTGCCGAGGGCTTTATGGGAACCCTGTTGTGTGCCAACCTACCTTCTATTCCAAGAAATTCAAAAATGCATGCCCTAATGCTTACAGTTATGCTTATGATGATCCCACCAGTATATTTACATGCACCGGAACGGATTATGTGGTTGCATTTTGCACCAAGAG GAAGCAACAAGTATGCACATATCATAACAACAAATTGGTCTGTAATGGGTCACAAGGCTTAAAGTCATTCATTGGAAGATGGCTCACTCTCATGCTTCCCCTTATACTCATTACTAAACTATTATGtacttaa